A genomic segment from Nitrospira lenta encodes:
- a CDS encoding flagellin has product MALIINNNPASISAQRNLSVSTNQLGRSVERLSSGLRITRAADDAAGLGLSESLRAQIRSINQSVRNSSDGISLTQIADGAASTIGNLLSRLRELSSQSASGTVGNTERSYIDQEFVALRSEIDRIAQVTEFNGQALTSGSSISFSIAIGFRSGAGNSLSLDLNDITTSSLGLSTVNVSTSANATSALSNIDSAISAIATARAEYGSIQNRFEATIANLQVTSENLTAAESRIRDADIAHETSVFTKNQILVQTGISVLAQANNLPKQALALLQG; this is encoded by the coding sequence ATGGCATTAATTATCAACAACAACCCGGCATCAATTTCTGCCCAGCGGAATTTGTCGGTGAGCACCAACCAGTTGGGACGCTCGGTCGAGCGCCTCTCATCCGGCCTTCGGATTACGCGAGCCGCGGATGATGCCGCCGGCCTCGGACTGTCCGAATCGTTGCGGGCGCAGATCCGCAGCATCAACCAATCTGTCCGGAACTCCTCAGACGGCATCAGCTTGACGCAGATCGCCGACGGCGCCGCCTCCACCATTGGAAACCTGCTGTCACGGCTTCGGGAATTGTCCTCGCAGTCCGCGAGCGGTACGGTCGGCAACACCGAGCGGTCGTACATCGATCAGGAATTCGTGGCCTTGCGGTCGGAAATCGACCGTATCGCGCAGGTTACCGAATTCAACGGCCAGGCCTTGACGAGTGGAAGTTCCATCAGCTTCTCCATCGCCATCGGATTCAGAAGCGGTGCGGGCAATTCACTCAGCCTCGACCTGAATGACATCACCACCTCTTCACTGGGCCTCAGCACGGTGAACGTGTCCACCTCGGCCAATGCCACCAGCGCATTGTCGAACATCGATAGCGCGATCAGCGCCATCGCGACCGCCCGCGCCGAATACGGTTCGATCCAGAACCGGTTCGAAGCGACCATCGCGAATCTGCAGGTGACGAGTGAAAACCTCACCGCCGCAGAATCGCGTATTCGCGATGCGGATATTGCTCATGAAACGTCGGTCTTCACCAAGAATCAGATTTTGGTGCAAACCGGCATCTCGGTGCTTGCGCAAGCCAACAACCTGCCGAAGCAGGCATTGGCCTTGTTGCAAGGGTAG
- a CDS encoding glycosyltransferase family 9 protein → MNRQVLILNVTRMGDLVQMGTLLARLQEEWPGVAVDVIVDRRFAAVASLLPGLRDIITYDFQALIDDSRAAVKSVTALYTDLAAWARPLVERRYNRIINLTFNRPSALLASYIGAPDIRGARCAWDGESVIDNPWMAYFTDMHHFRALNRFNLVDVYALGGSGPGAYAPLSVRVTPAAQDWARRFLAASPETAQEWIAVQAGASDVMKAWRPEHFGRTLTHLSARWHGGIVLIGAPAEQDTIAQVVRVYREAGGRNPVLNAAGQTTLEQLVGLLAECRLLLTNDTGPMHLAVGVQVPVIDLSVGHVDFRETGPYGSGHWVVQPVLECAPCGFDQVCAHHSCKDRLPVTMVADLLLHVLAKGECPPAAPGYRLYRSSVDEDQLGHYCAVGTDESSDLDWYSRYWRRYWYETLTHTSSRIPEDSTVPQNAAGAAHHLAGMMPGIDRLCRQADAIVQATTQAAPSPGSLQALQREQTSLRERVVRQGMSHIASSPVTTSFVRSIHQDHVRGLDRMARHHALAYRHWRRQLTDIQRYLTQSPSKSTLRRLAMLTDSPVAHSG, encoded by the coding sequence ATGAATCGGCAAGTGCTGATCCTGAATGTCACCCGAATGGGAGACCTGGTCCAAATGGGGACCTTGCTGGCCAGGCTGCAAGAAGAATGGCCGGGCGTGGCGGTCGATGTGATCGTGGATCGCCGGTTCGCGGCCGTGGCGTCTCTGCTGCCCGGGCTCCGTGACATTATCACCTATGACTTTCAAGCCCTAATTGATGACAGCCGCGCGGCCGTCAAGAGTGTGACCGCGCTCTATACCGATCTCGCCGCCTGGGCTCGTCCTTTGGTGGAGCGGCGCTACAATCGCATCATCAATCTCACCTTCAATCGTCCCAGCGCGTTATTGGCATCGTACATCGGTGCGCCGGATATCCGCGGTGCCCGCTGCGCCTGGGACGGGGAGAGTGTGATCGACAATCCCTGGATGGCGTATTTCACGGACATGCATCATTTCCGCGCGTTGAATCGATTCAACCTTGTCGACGTCTATGCGTTAGGCGGAAGCGGGCCAGGAGCCTACGCGCCCTTGTCGGTGCGTGTGACGCCGGCCGCGCAGGACTGGGCGCGACGCTTTCTCGCCGCTTCGCCGGAAACGGCTCAGGAGTGGATTGCGGTGCAAGCCGGAGCGAGCGACGTCATGAAAGCCTGGCGGCCTGAGCATTTCGGCCGCACGCTGACGCACCTGAGCGCACGCTGGCACGGTGGCATCGTGTTGATCGGAGCCCCGGCTGAACAAGACACTATCGCGCAGGTTGTCCGAGTCTATCGGGAGGCCGGAGGACGCAACCCCGTCCTCAATGCAGCGGGCCAGACAACACTGGAGCAGTTGGTGGGGTTGCTCGCGGAGTGCCGGCTCCTCTTAACCAACGACACCGGTCCGATGCATCTGGCCGTCGGTGTTCAGGTGCCGGTGATCGACCTGTCCGTCGGACATGTGGATTTCCGAGAAACCGGTCCGTATGGATCTGGGCATTGGGTCGTGCAACCGGTGCTGGAATGCGCGCCCTGCGGATTCGATCAAGTGTGCGCCCATCACAGCTGCAAGGATCGTCTTCCCGTGACCATGGTGGCGGACTTGCTCTTACATGTGTTGGCCAAAGGGGAGTGCCCCCCGGCGGCGCCCGGCTATCGGCTCTATCGCTCGTCCGTCGATGAAGATCAATTAGGACACTATTGCGCGGTAGGAACCGACGAATCCTCGGATCTCGACTGGTACAGCCGGTATTGGAGACGATACTGGTATGAAACCTTGACTCACACCTCCAGCCGTATCCCGGAAGACTCAACCGTGCCTCAGAATGCCGCCGGCGCGGCCCACCACCTGGCAGGCATGATGCCGGGTATTGACCGACTCTGCCGTCAAGCCGATGCCATTGTCCAGGCCACCACGCAGGCTGCGCCATCGCCAGGTTCCTTGCAGGCGCTGCAACGGGAGCAAACATCGCTGCGTGAACGCGTCGTCCGCCAAGGAATGAGTCATATCGCCAGTTCCCCGGTGACGACCTCGTTCGTGCGCTCCATTCACCAAGATCATGTCAGGGGCCTCGATCGTATGGCCCGGCATCATGCCTTGGCCTACCGACACTGGAGGCGACAGCTGACGGACATCCAGCGATACCTGACTCAGAGTCCCTCGAAGTCCACATTGCGGCGATTGGCCATGCTCACGGATTCTCCAGTCGCCCATTCAGGATAG
- a CDS encoding CgeB family protein has protein sequence MNLLQTHLDGIRKTFPNLVSALTESGGGVLTIAPSREGSPSATQNGQWIHSAYDPRKEAQSWAALHAKEWHAGELGVVLGAGLLYHVEALVALKPAGARLAVAIADIAAFKDALAVRPLGPWFNAIEWIWGSPDEMATQLASKSAPLRFFTYAPAARPYATQHQVLDVELRRLLAARQHGRLHVAVVGPIYGGSLPIAGYVVRALESLGHRVSWVDHSIHHASYERFNTFHDPRHRLSMQSRFADVLSMGTLTELSEDPPDLVLAMAQAPMSLGALEHLRRKKFMTAMWFVENYRHLTYWQQLAPGYDYWFTIQQNECHDALRRAGAPHVSYLPMAADPSVHRPLSLTMSEQLEFGSDLSFVGAGYANRRAVLPRWIGKDWTFKVWGNEWDGADAVAPVLQRNGARIDTDTCLKVFNATAINLNLHSNTGEGLDPAADFVNPRTFELAAAGAFQLVDQRALLPECFTEDEIVSFEGTDEVPSLIRTWLRDPVGRRTIADAARRRVMLQHTYEHRMKDLLAELGMREPDRLGSILRGDRTAEVLTAQTTTPPELAPMLRQFAPDQRVELKDMAAQIRARGPRTELSREDLLILMLDSYRTETRDLV, from the coding sequence ATGAATCTTTTACAGACTCATCTCGACGGCATTCGAAAGACGTTCCCGAATCTGGTTTCTGCCCTGACAGAAAGCGGCGGCGGAGTGCTCACCATCGCACCGTCACGAGAGGGCAGTCCATCTGCGACGCAAAACGGTCAATGGATTCACAGTGCCTACGACCCGAGAAAGGAAGCCCAGTCATGGGCTGCGCTCCACGCCAAGGAATGGCATGCCGGGGAGCTAGGCGTCGTGCTCGGCGCAGGACTGCTCTATCACGTCGAAGCGTTAGTCGCATTGAAGCCGGCCGGCGCTCGATTGGCCGTCGCGATCGCTGACATCGCCGCGTTCAAAGATGCGTTGGCCGTACGCCCGTTGGGTCCCTGGTTCAATGCGATTGAATGGATTTGGGGAAGCCCTGATGAAATGGCGACGCAACTCGCCTCCAAATCGGCCCCGCTCCGCTTCTTCACCTATGCACCGGCGGCGCGTCCTTATGCGACACAACACCAGGTCCTCGATGTGGAGCTGCGCCGGCTGCTGGCGGCACGCCAGCATGGGCGTCTGCACGTCGCGGTCGTAGGACCCATCTATGGCGGCTCATTGCCCATCGCCGGATACGTCGTGCGGGCGCTGGAATCCCTCGGTCATCGGGTGAGTTGGGTGGACCATAGTATCCATCATGCCAGCTATGAGCGATTCAATACATTTCATGACCCCCGCCATCGGCTCTCGATGCAAAGCCGGTTTGCCGATGTGCTCAGCATGGGCACGCTGACGGAACTCTCGGAAGATCCTCCGGATCTCGTTCTGGCCATGGCTCAAGCCCCCATGTCGCTCGGCGCTCTCGAACATCTGCGCCGGAAGAAATTCATGACGGCGATGTGGTTCGTCGAAAACTACAGGCATTTGACGTACTGGCAGCAACTTGCTCCCGGATACGATTATTGGTTCACGATTCAACAGAACGAGTGTCATGACGCCCTCCGCCGGGCCGGGGCTCCGCATGTCAGCTATCTCCCCATGGCCGCCGATCCATCCGTGCATCGTCCGCTCAGCTTGACGATGAGCGAACAACTGGAATTCGGATCGGATCTGTCCTTTGTCGGCGCCGGATACGCCAATCGCCGCGCGGTGCTCCCGCGTTGGATCGGCAAGGACTGGACCTTCAAGGTATGGGGCAATGAATGGGACGGCGCCGATGCGGTGGCGCCTGTCTTACAGCGGAACGGTGCGCGGATCGACACCGACACCTGTCTCAAAGTATTTAACGCCACGGCAATCAATTTGAATCTCCACTCGAATACCGGTGAGGGACTGGACCCGGCGGCAGATTTTGTGAATCCCCGTACATTTGAATTGGCCGCGGCAGGCGCCTTCCAACTGGTCGACCAACGGGCGCTTCTTCCCGAGTGCTTTACCGAAGACGAGATCGTCAGCTTTGAAGGCACTGACGAGGTGCCCTCCCTGATCAGAACCTGGCTGCGTGATCCGGTCGGTCGTCGGACCATCGCCGACGCGGCCCGCCGGCGGGTCATGCTGCAGCATACGTACGAACACCGCATGAAGGACCTGCTGGCCGAATTGGGCATGCGGGAACCCGATCGATTGGGTTCGATCCTGCGAGGAGATCGGACGGCGGAAGTCCTCACCGCGCAGACCACCACGCCGCCTGAACTGGCCCCGATGTTGCGACAGTTCGCGCCCGATCAGCGGGTCGAGCTGAAGGATATGGCGGCACAGATTCGCGCCCGCGGACCCCGCACAGAACTCAGCCGTGAAGATCTGCTTATTCTCATGCTGGACAGTTATCGGACTGAAACAAGGGACTTGGTATGA
- a CDS encoding glycosyltransferase family 9 protein gives MSRTLVIQLARLGDLVQTMPMIMALRKLSPRDTIDLLCPEPLRDLGTLIPGLDRVVGWDGARWHRWAAQATQGLRPNQREEIEQELRALCPHTYDRAFVLNQHTRAIVAGTLLAKECVGPLAHGPLSEQLTPWAAYVREIARTRRSNRIHLSDAFCGMCGLLPPGTPPRCLTPLLSPSRNLEPIGQGGGPWIGVIVGAGDPARQIPIEVWRTWIVRFLAVLPRGRVVLIGHGAECDRARDIQHAMPPSILGRIWDLTGQTTIHALAQVLARCQYVVGSDTGPLHLAAAVGTPTLGWYFARARVHETGPYGSGHRIWQAQSEDGGAVVPATWPIEPSLDVLLNTSPRAQSQWSHWTSQIDEWGTYYSEAGQSSAPPREREALWHELSPAMPV, from the coding sequence ATGTCCCGAACGCTTGTCATTCAACTGGCGCGACTCGGCGATCTTGTGCAAACGATGCCGATGATCATGGCGTTGCGCAAGCTGTCCCCTCGCGACACCATTGACCTTCTCTGTCCTGAACCGCTTCGGGATCTCGGGACTCTGATTCCAGGGCTCGATCGAGTCGTCGGATGGGATGGGGCCCGATGGCATCGCTGGGCGGCCCAAGCCACGCAAGGCCTCCGACCGAATCAGCGGGAAGAGATTGAACAGGAGCTCCGCGCCCTCTGTCCTCACACCTACGATCGGGCATTCGTGCTCAATCAGCACACGCGGGCCATCGTCGCCGGAACGTTGTTGGCCAAAGAGTGCGTCGGACCGCTCGCCCATGGACCGTTGAGTGAACAGCTGACCCCCTGGGCCGCGTATGTCCGGGAGATTGCCCGAACTCGCCGATCCAATCGTATTCATTTGTCGGACGCCTTTTGCGGCATGTGCGGACTCCTCCCTCCGGGAACGCCGCCGCGCTGTTTGACGCCGCTCCTCTCTCCCTCGCGCAATCTGGAGCCAATCGGGCAGGGTGGCGGACCATGGATTGGGGTGATTGTCGGGGCAGGGGATCCGGCCCGTCAGATTCCTATTGAGGTTTGGCGCACATGGATTGTCCGGTTTCTGGCGGTGCTCCCGAGAGGGCGAGTCGTCTTGATCGGCCACGGGGCCGAATGCGACCGCGCACGGGACATTCAGCACGCGATGCCGCCCTCGATCCTCGGACGCATCTGGGACCTCACCGGACAGACGACCATCCATGCGCTGGCGCAAGTACTCGCCCGCTGCCAATACGTCGTGGGCTCAGATACCGGCCCCTTGCACCTGGCCGCCGCGGTCGGCACACCGACCCTAGGGTGGTATTTCGCCCGCGCCCGGGTCCATGAGACCGGCCCCTATGGTTCCGGTCACCGCATTTGGCAAGCCCAGAGCGAAGATGGGGGAGCGGTAGTCCCGGCCACATGGCCCATCGAGCCCTCTCTGGATGTGCTGCTCAACACATCGCCTCGGGCACAATCCCAATGGTCACATTGGACCAGCCAGATTGATGAGTGGGGCACCTACTATAGTGAAGCCGGACAATCCTCAGCACCGCCTCGGGAACGTGAAGCCCTGTGGCATGAGCTGTCACCAGCCATGCCGGTATAA